The Gemmata palustris genome includes a region encoding these proteins:
- a CDS encoding M20/M25/M40 family metallo-hydrolase yields the protein MVHRLLPVLCAALCAPALPIRAADPPPVVSPERIKAHVTYLASDRLEGRGPGTRGEELATDYIAGEYKKAGLKPVGAAGTYLQPVPLVRVVTSPKSTLQATKGKEVLDIVCEEEFSGTSHTQTDLEQFDAEVVFVGHGITAPEFDWDDYKGVDVKGKVVVLFTNEPPSDDPKFFGGKALTYYGRWTFKFEEAARRGAKACFIIHTNETAGYPYSVVRPLDGAQLKRDPDKPALAFAGWLSRKAGEKLLGLSGKTVDEALKAADTKGFKAFALGANLKGNIPTTVEKIVSNNVVGMVEGSDPALKSEAVAFTAHWDHLGVGRAVVGDSIYNGAADNATGCALLLELARAWAAQTPKPKRSAIFLAVTAEEKGLLGSKYYAQNPIVPLGKTALNLNFDMILPLGVPESIVVTGAERTTAWQTVKTVAEKTKLEIEPDQRAHLGIFYRSDHFSMARAGVPAFSVGAGMKIKGKPADFARKAAQEFNDKAYHSPQDEVRPDWDFSGFVTLAEFALGVARDVADADRLPTWNPGDEFRPAREKSGVK from the coding sequence GTGGTTCACCGATTGCTGCCGGTCCTCTGCGCCGCGCTCTGCGCGCCCGCGCTGCCGATACGGGCGGCCGACCCGCCCCCCGTGGTTTCACCCGAGCGGATCAAGGCCCACGTCACGTACCTCGCGAGCGACCGGCTCGAGGGGCGCGGACCCGGCACGCGCGGCGAAGAACTCGCCACCGACTACATCGCCGGCGAGTACAAGAAGGCCGGCCTGAAGCCGGTGGGCGCGGCCGGCACGTACCTCCAGCCCGTCCCGCTCGTCCGCGTGGTCACGAGTCCGAAGTCCACGCTCCAAGCGACGAAGGGCAAAGAGGTGCTCGACATCGTCTGCGAAGAAGAGTTCAGCGGCACGAGCCACACGCAGACGGACCTCGAGCAGTTCGACGCCGAGGTCGTTTTCGTCGGGCACGGGATCACCGCTCCCGAGTTCGATTGGGACGACTACAAGGGCGTTGATGTGAAGGGCAAAGTTGTTGTCCTGTTCACGAACGAGCCCCCCTCGGACGACCCCAAGTTCTTCGGGGGCAAGGCCCTGACTTATTACGGGCGCTGGACGTTCAAGTTCGAGGAGGCCGCGCGCCGCGGCGCCAAGGCGTGCTTCATCATCCACACGAACGAAACGGCCGGGTACCCGTACTCCGTCGTCCGCCCGCTCGACGGCGCGCAACTCAAGCGCGACCCGGACAAGCCGGCGCTCGCGTTCGCCGGGTGGCTCTCGCGCAAGGCCGGCGAGAAGCTCCTCGGGCTCTCGGGGAAAACGGTAGACGAGGCACTCAAAGCGGCCGATACGAAGGGGTTCAAGGCGTTCGCTCTCGGCGCCAACCTTAAGGGCAACATTCCGACCACGGTCGAGAAGATCGTGAGCAACAACGTCGTCGGTATGGTCGAGGGCAGCGACCCGGCGCTCAAATCCGAGGCGGTTGCCTTCACGGCCCACTGGGACCACCTCGGGGTCGGCCGGGCGGTCGTCGGCGACTCGATCTACAACGGCGCCGCGGACAACGCCACCGGTTGTGCTCTGTTGCTCGAACTCGCGCGGGCGTGGGCGGCGCAAACTCCGAAACCGAAGCGCTCGGCCATCTTCCTCGCCGTTACTGCGGAAGAGAAAGGGTTGCTCGGGTCGAAATACTACGCGCAGAACCCGATCGTTCCGCTGGGGAAGACCGCTCTCAATCTCAACTTCGACATGATCCTGCCGCTCGGCGTGCCGGAGTCGATTGTTGTTACGGGCGCGGAACGGACCACCGCGTGGCAAACGGTCAAGACTGTGGCAGAGAAAACCAAGCTCGAAATCGAACCCGATCAGCGCGCGCACCTCGGGATCTTCTACCGCTCGGACCACTTCTCGATGGCCCGCGCGGGCGTCCCCGCGTTCTCTGTTGGGGCGGGGATGAAGATTAAGGGGAAGCCCGCGGACTTCGCCCGTAAAGCGGCGCAAGAATTCAACGACAAGGCGTACCACTCGCCGCAGGACGAAGTCCGGCCCGACTGGGACTTCTCGGGGTTCGTCACACTGGCCGAGTTCGCGCTCGGCGTGGCCCGCGACGTCGCCGACGCCGACCGTCTGCCGACATGGAACCCGGGCGACGAGTTCCGCCCGGCGCGGGAAAAGAGCGGGGTGAAGTGA